The nucleotide sequence TCTGCACCTCATCCATCATCTCCAAACGGGCCGCCTGATCAGCGGTTTTTGCCGCCGCGTCGATCAACTCGTCAACCCGTGCATTCTCATAATTGCTGTAGTTGATGAAGGATTTGGAGTGGAAGTAGAGATTCATCGAATACCCAGGGTCCGGGCACCACGGCGAATCCACATAGAAGATCATCGGTTGCTTGCGCTCAGTGACGTTGTTGTAGAACGTCGCCGCCGGGACCTTCTTGAGCTCGAGATTGACGCCGATCTCTTTGAGCGCACTCTGATAGAGAATGGCCGTCGGCTCCTGCACCGGATCGCCGGCATTGTAGGCGAGGGATGTGGTGAAGCCATCGCCCAGACCGGCACCCTTGAGCAGTTCACGCGCTTGCTCGAGGTCGTGTTTGCCATATTCCCAATAGTCGGCGTTATAACCAGGGTAGATGTCCGGCATGCAGGCAGTGAGCGGACTGGCAAGACCCTGAAATACGGCCTTGATGACCTGCTCTTGCGGGAAGGCGAAATTCATCGCCCGCCGTACATCGATGCTGTCGAACGGCTCGATCTTGGCGTTGAGCTCGATCCAGATCATGAACGTCGCCGGAATCGTCTCGACCGCCACGTTCGGTGCGTTTCTGAGCTGGAGGATTTCTAGCGGCTGGAGATATTGGGCGATATCGACGGCGCCGCCCTGCAGCAGTTGCACGCGGTTGGCCGAGGTCGGCACTTCCTTGAAGATGACGTTCTCCATCTTCGGCTTGCCGCCCCAATAATCGGCCCGGCCTTTGTAGACTGCCTGTTGGCCGCGCACCAGCGAGGCCAGTTCATAGGGGCCATGGCCCGCCGAATTATTCTCCAGGAAGCTCCTGCTCCAGGGGTCGTCGTCGGTGGCGACTTCCTTGAGCTTCTTGGAATCATAGATCGGGTTGTAGAGGTTGGGCTGAAGCTTCAGCAGCAATGGATTGGGATGGTCGAGCTTAAAGGTGACCGTGTGGCTGCCTTCGGCGGTAATCTGTTCCGGCCGTGTGAGGCTGATGGTGTTGGCCAAAAATCCGCCGATCGCGCCGAGCCCCAATTTGCGATGCCAGGTCCAGACCACATCCTCGGCAGTCAACTCGTTGCCCCAATTGCTCTTCACGCCCTTGCGCAAATGAAAGCGCGCCCATGTGCCGTCGGGGGCGATTTCCCAGCTTTCGGCCAATTTGCCGACCATGTTCACGCCGCCCGG is from Pseudomonadota bacterium and encodes:
- a CDS encoding ABC transporter substrate-binding protein, with the protein product MPQDDSRTFKVSRRSILKGSAAVAGAALAPGALSLGQAQAQDRANTMVVAAPATPQSLDSEFDVSLGTFEAVACLYDSLVEFEKKPDAGISTASREDITDYPDKPGGVNMVGKLAESWEIAPDGTWARFHLRKGVKSNWGNELTAEDVVWTWHRKLGLGAIGGFLANTISLTRPEQITAEGSHTVTFKLDHPNPLLLKLQPNLYNPIYDSKKLKEVATDDDPWSRSFLENNSAGHGPYELASLVRGQQAVYKGRADYWGGKPKMENVIFKEVPTSANRVQLLQGGAVDIAQYLQPLEILQLRNAPNVAVETIPATFMIWIELNAKIEPFDSIDVRRAMNFAFPQEQVIKAVFQGLASPLTACMPDIYPGYNADYWEYGKHDLEQARELLKGAGLGDGFTTSLAYNAGDPVQEPTAILYQSALKEIGVNLELKKVPAATFYNNVTERKQPMIFYVDSPWCPDPGYSMNLYFHSKSFINYSNYENARVDELIDAAAKTADQAARLEMMDEVQKHVMREAPWVFGVFPNYTMARSADLMGWTYYTSNNMRFQDFYRAS